The Salvelinus namaycush isolate Seneca chromosome 30, SaNama_1.0, whole genome shotgun sequence region GTCATCCTCCTTCTCCATCAGCCATGTCTTACTCACTGGGGATGTCCTAGACACTAGTTTCACTCCTCTATAGTACCCTTTCTAAGGTCCGTCCTCTCTATGGTTTCTGACCAACAATAGAAAATGTTGGCTGTTGTTCCATCACTAATatactcattcactcactcagaCACCCgcgatttacatttacatttacattttagtcatttagcagacgctcttatccagagcgacttacagtagagtgcatacattttattacatttttttttttacatactgagacaaggatatccctaccggccaaaccctccctaacccggacgacgctatgccaattgtgcgtcgccccacggacctcccggttgcggccggctgcgacagagcctgggcgcgaacccagcccagcctgggcgcgaacccagagactctggtggcgcagctagcactgcgatgtaaGTTCACTTGTGGGATGCATGTGAAGGAGTTCCTTATATACTATTGTGACAAGGAGCGCTACTGCCATGGAACAGTCGGTGGTGGCTAGTATGAGTACACTTCTCTGGAAGATGCTTTTTTAGGCTGGCTGCAGCTTTGAACGTATTCaatgaaatacacacacacagaaaaaataTGTAATTTGACCGTTTATTCTGGCCTATGGTGTGCTGAATAGTTTTAGCTGTGGTTTTCAAGCCATCATCAAAGCCTCAATCAATGATACTTTCAGTAAGTGACTTTATAGATATTGCTGTATAACAGCTCATAAATAAAATACAAGCCAAATGAAGAGATTCACTGAAAAGTTTGATATTTATTTCAAAGTTTGAAAAATTTATTCAGAGAGAGTAAAACAGTGGGCAGAATACGATAGTAAAACCTATCTATATCAAATACAATCCAAGCAATCATGTTGCTGTTAAAATCTCTCATACAGTATATGAAAATGTTGTTTCTACAGTacgtctacagtatgtttctacAGTACAAATAGAACAAATTTAAAAGTTTAGGATGTTCTACATATAAAGAAAATAGGTAATCTGGTGTACTGGTAGCTAAATGTCCTGCCTTCCTTTTACAGTTATACTGGCCCTtgatttaaaatgtttaaatgtatATACACTCTGATATGATGACTAGTATGGCGTATTGGATTGAATATCAATCATATTTTCCataataaaaatacattaaaagcaagtgagaaatctgacAAACAAATCACACAAAAGCTAGTCAGTCGATAGACACACAAATTCTAATATAACATTCAACACTTCAGGGTTTATTCAATCAGCTTTACTGCTGTAGTAAATTAACCACatgttgtttaaaaatgaatagTGATAACCTTGATGATAGTAGGTTTACAAGACAGAATAGTTCAAAACACTATTTATTCTGAATTGTATTACATTTTAACTATTTTTCTTCTGGATTGGGGGAAACATGTGGTATACTTACTGGGGTGGTACATTTGATGAGTAAACCCTTTAATACCTTTACAGCACCATTTGTAATACGGTTGTATAGTACTTCCCTTTCGTGACACACAGTGCCTCTGTAACACCCAAGCTGCAAGGCTTTGGGTCCTATCAGTTCACACCTTGCAAGTGTTGCCTTTGTTCTGATCCTCTATCCCATCTCTTTCTCCATTCATCAAAGTATGCTCTTGCTCATTGGCTCTGAAGAATTGAAAAGCATTGGAATGGTGTAAGCAAGGGCTAAAAGCTGTGAGAGGCTGAAGTGTATGTTAGTGACATATTTCACCATATGTCATGTCAGTCCTTTCTTGTTATATCAATGAGGGGGAGTGAAGGAAGGTGCTCTGTTCAGGCGGTGATGGGCATGTTGTCCCTGTAGCAGGCTGCCCTCTGGGGGGCGGTGTAGCTACACAGGTCCTGGTAGATCCGGGCCATCTGTTCCCCGGCCTGCAGCTCGTCTGACTGGATCGCCAGGTTAGGACTGCTGTACTGGGAACGACGCATGCTCACTGCATCCAACAGCTGCTGACAGTTCACTGGAGTGACCTGTAGCCGAgcacagacagagaaagaagaagagaaggggagagggagagaaggagagggggaactgTAAGCTCAGTCTGCCAGCTTCTGACAGTAGACTGGAGTGATCTGAACACAACCagacagggagagaagaagagaggtaaCTGTTAGCTCAGCTTGTATTTTtaaggtacactcttagaaaaaaaggtgctatctagaaccttaaagggttcttcgactgtccccataagagaaccatttgaagaaccctttttagttgcaagtagaacacttttggttccagatagaacccttttaggttccatgtagaacctttttctagagggttctacatggaacccaaaagggttctacctggaagcaaAAAGGGTTGGGGACAGCCCGAAGAacccctttggaacccttttttctaagagtgtagtggtGCCCTTTTGACCAAATCACCTTGAAGACTGAAGTTACCTCTATTTACTCAAACACATTCTGGGACTGTGCAGGGGGGATACCACATGTTTCAGTGATCCAGGGGATATAACCTCTGTTACCTGGACGATGATAAGTTTGCTCTTGGCTGTGCTGAGGTCATGAAGCTCCTCCCCGAAACACAGGGTCACCATGGGGTCAGGGGCGGGAAGCTGGCCCTCCTGGTACAGCTGGAGAGCTGGGACAAACAAAGCAGACAGAGAAGAACTTATTACACAGACAGATAATGCTTCATCATAACTGCACACTGATGAGTGAAGGCATGTACTCCAAAGAGTATCTGTCTGTCAGTAAAGAGTACATGTATTCCTGTCCTCTTCAGAGCACAACATcctaaatcaacaacaaaaacaacatgaGTTCCTTTCTCCTCACCTTGGAAGAACCTTCCTGTGTCAAAAATCTTGACCACAGCATCTCTCTCCAGTTTGCAGGGCCCcccagggctgtagtggaggccCAATCCCCCCAGCCCGCTCCAGAACACACGGCTCTGGCACAGCCTCTTGATGAAGATGCCCTCGCGGTTGGCACGGACCAGCACACCCCTCTCCAGGTGGCCCAGGAGCTTGCGGGTGACATGGCGTTGGCGCTCAACCTCGATGAGTTCAGCGGGAGGGAAACAGACGTTCTGCAGGCTGTCTGGGAGACCGTAGGGGGACCTGTGCTGGACCAAGGGAGGCTGACCCGGAGAGATACGACAGCCATCAGCATGAGATGTCACCACGCTGTCCATCAGCTTCCCACCATAGAAGAAGTTAATGATCATCTGGGAGAAGGCTGGAAACAGAGGGAGGAAAGTGTTGAGTAAGCCACCGCATTGTCTTCTATTAAGTCTCGCAGAGGAATGGAAATAAATACATCTGTATTTAGAAATACTGAGGAAACATACCGGCATTGAAAGAACCCATCGGCGAGGGATCTTGATGCCCCGGGAAGACTGCagggtaataaaaaaaaaaagataactgACTTTGTGGTATAGATTTTTTCTATCATGAAATTCAAATATGGCCTTCCTCTTACATATGCAGCATGCTCGTTAAGATGCAATGATCTTGAGTGACCGTGAAAAACATCTCACCCCTCTATCATGTCATGGTTTGTCATTTCATCAAAAAATACAGCCCGTCAAGCACAACAGGCGGCGTGACCAAGAAAAAAACACCTTAGTCAGCAAAGTGCTAAAGGAAATGAGCAAATCGTTCCCCCTCTAGAATTCTAGAATCATGTAAACAAGCCTGTGTTAGAAGCCATAACTGCAAGGTAATGTCGCAGTTTTGCATCGCTATAGATACGCAGTTATTTTTAAACAAATAAATCTCAACTCTCACAAAGGAGGAACTGTAGCCTCATGCTGTAGCCTCATAGAACATACCACAATAATGCACACTTTGATACAGGAGACATAAACATGCAAGTTTCTCTAGAAAATGTCCTCATGGAAAACAGCTAGACAGATACTTTTAACAAAGGACAATATGATGTATAGGCATTTGCTAACTCTAATTAAATAGATCAGATAATTGACATATGTTCCAGTCGCCACTGTATGAAAGTGTTTAAATGGACATGACACCACTGCATGTTGGAGATACTCCACTAGATTGGATGACACTGCTAAAGAAAAGAACCGTTGACTGAGTGGAGAAGGACCCTTACCACTGACGCTGCCCTGGGACCAGTACTCTGGGCTGGGCTGCATCCTACAGCCATCCTCCTGGGGAGAGTGGCTCCTCTTGACGATGCCAAGGTACTCATCACTGGAAGACTGACAATGGAATGACACACCATGCAATTAGTCTCTAATAACCATACATCAACAACCATACATCAACAACCATACATATAAAAGCTGCTTTAGAAACAGAAGAGGTAATATAGTTGatagtggaggatagagagacagaaaagGAGGGAAAACTTGACAGACATTAAAACAAGAAAACAGAAAAACAGAGTGAGTGAAGTCGGTGAGaaatatagacagagagagga contains the following coding sequences:
- the LOC120025343 gene encoding interferon regulatory factor 8-like isoform X2; this translates as MSINPGGRRLKQWLVEQIQSDQYPGLVWEDDSRTMFRIPWKHAGKQDYNQEVDASIFKAWAVFKGKFKEGEKAEPATWKTRLRCALNKSPDFEEVGDRSQLDISEPYKVYRIVPEEEQKSKSAAAALTSSPGDSTDMDCSSADLEELIKEVKQSSSDEYLGIVKRSHSPQEDGCRMQPSPEYWSQGSVSVFPGHQDPSPMGSFNAAFSQMIINFFYGGKLMDSVVTSHADGCRISPGQPPLVQHRSPYGLPDSLQNVCFPPAELIEVERQRHVTRKLLGHLERGVLVRANREGIFIKRLCQSRVFWSGLGGLGLHYSPGGPCKLERDAVVKIFDTGRFFQALQLYQEGQLPAPDPMVTLCFGEELHDLSTAKSKLIIVQVTPVNCQQLLDAVSMRRSQYSSPNLAIQSDELQAGEQMARIYQDLCSYTAPQRAACYRDNMPITA
- the LOC120025343 gene encoding interferon regulatory factor 8-like isoform X1 produces the protein MSINPGGRRLKQWLVEQIQSDQYPGLVWEDDSRTMFRIPWKHAGKQDYNQEVDASIFKAWAVFKGKFKEGEKAEPATWKTRLRCALNKSPDFEEVGDRSQLDISEPYKVYRIVPEEEQKTGKSAAAALTSSPGDSTDMDCSSADLEELIKEVKQSSSDEYLGIVKRSHSPQEDGCRMQPSPEYWSQGSVSVFPGHQDPSPMGSFNAAFSQMIINFFYGGKLMDSVVTSHADGCRISPGQPPLVQHRSPYGLPDSLQNVCFPPAELIEVERQRHVTRKLLGHLERGVLVRANREGIFIKRLCQSRVFWSGLGGLGLHYSPGGPCKLERDAVVKIFDTGRFFQALQLYQEGQLPAPDPMVTLCFGEELHDLSTAKSKLIIVQVTPVNCQQLLDAVSMRRSQYSSPNLAIQSDELQAGEQMARIYQDLCSYTAPQRAACYRDNMPITA
- the LOC120025343 gene encoding interferon regulatory factor 8-like isoform X4 encodes the protein MSINPGGRRLKQWLVEQIQSDQYPGLVWEDDSRTMFRIPWKHAGKQDYNQEVDASIFKAWAVFKGKFKEGEKAEPATWKTRLRCALNKSPDFEEVGDRSQLDISEPYKVYRIVPEEEQKTGKSAAAALTSSPGDSTDMDCSSADLEELIKEVKQSSSDEYLGIVKRSHSPQEDGCRMQPSPEYWSQGSVSVFPGHQDPSPMGSFNAAFSQMIINFFYGGKLMDSVVTSHADGCRISPGQPPLVQHRSPYGLPDSLQNVCFPPAELIEVERQRHVTRKLLGHLERGVLVRANREGIFIKRLCQSRVFWSGLGGLGLHYSPGGPCKLERDAVVKIFDTGRFFQALQLYQEGQLPAPDPMVTLCFGEELHDLSTAKSKLIIVQITPVYCQKLAD
- the LOC120025343 gene encoding interferon regulatory factor 8-like isoform X3 is translated as MSINPGGRRLKQWLVEQIQSDQYPGLVWEDDSRTMFRIPWKHAGKQDYNQEVDASIFKAWAVFKGKFKEGEKAEPATWKTRLRCALNKSPDFEEVGDRSQLDISEPYKVYRIVPEEEQKTGKSAAAALTSSPGDSTDMDCSSADLEELIKESSSDEYLGIVKRSHSPQEDGCRMQPSPEYWSQGSVSVFPGHQDPSPMGSFNAAFSQMIINFFYGGKLMDSVVTSHADGCRISPGQPPLVQHRSPYGLPDSLQNVCFPPAELIEVERQRHVTRKLLGHLERGVLVRANREGIFIKRLCQSRVFWSGLGGLGLHYSPGGPCKLERDAVVKIFDTGRFFQALQLYQEGQLPAPDPMVTLCFGEELHDLSTAKSKLIIVQVTPVNCQQLLDAVSMRRSQYSSPNLAIQSDELQAGEQMARIYQDLCSYTAPQRAACYRDNMPITA